One region of Eupeodes corollae chromosome 1, idEupCoro1.1, whole genome shotgun sequence genomic DNA includes:
- the LOC129953626 gene encoding uncharacterized protein LOC129953626 produces MEIVIFWSSWITSASGLKHTPFNWEVCGLLVIKKTRTTPLHPQSDGMVERFNRTLKEHLCKIVDNNQRDWFRHIPLFLMAYRSARHSSTGHTPSGILIVRNIRLPSEIKFGCPTSDPQAEDDIDDLRERLI; encoded by the exons ATGGAAATCGTTATATTCTGGTCGTCATGGATTACTTCAGCAAGTGGCCTGAAGCATACGCCATTCAACTGG GAAGTTTGTGGGCTTCTTGTCATCAAGAAGACAAGAACAACACCACTTCACCCACAATCTGATGGCATGGTCGAACGATTTAACCGAACCCTGAAGGAACATCTTTGCAAAATTGTGGACAACAACCAGCGAGATTGGTTTCGACACATTCCCCTGTTTTTGATGGCGTATCGAAGTGCAAGACATAGCTCAACTGGCCATACACCGTCTGGGATTTTGATAGTAAGGAACATCAGACTGCCGAGCGAAATAAAATTCGGATGTCCCACGTCGGATCCGCAAGCCGAGGATGACATTGATGACCTCAGAGAGAGACTCATTTAG